One window of uncultured Trichococcus sp. genomic DNA carries:
- a CDS encoding PRD domain-containing protein, giving the protein MNVIQSLNQNALLVSDDGKECIIVGKGIGFGKKRGDTVSKQLVTKVYKMAPEKSEWSGYYENVDEQSIQMAEEIAEQAEVMLNKEFSGNFILSLASHIQYLEEKYQNQIDIPEPFHYELKYLFSSEHLAAEWSIKFLRDKYKLNLPMAEVSFFTLHFVNGLLETGQVNNVVELSDILNETIELIESEMNSNLNRETIEFSRFVVHLRYFIIRNLTGKLKDPNIEEEAFKKIYDLSFEMFPFEKAILDKLKTMLYLEHGMKFGNSEDFYLLLHLVRIMKSGGGCGNGFSRVVQGRID; this is encoded by the coding sequence TTGAATGTTATTCAATCACTGAATCAGAATGCTTTACTAGTGAGCGATGACGGTAAAGAATGCATTATAGTTGGAAAGGGGATCGGTTTTGGCAAGAAAAGAGGGGATACAGTTTCTAAACAGCTGGTCACCAAAGTATATAAAATGGCTCCAGAAAAAAGTGAATGGTCAGGTTATTACGAAAATGTGGATGAGCAAAGTATTCAGATGGCAGAAGAAATCGCAGAGCAAGCAGAAGTAATGCTGAATAAGGAATTCAGCGGGAATTTTATACTGTCTCTAGCTAGTCATATTCAATATCTGGAAGAGAAGTATCAGAATCAGATTGATATTCCTGAACCATTCCATTATGAGCTCAAGTATTTATTTTCTAGCGAGCATCTGGCAGCGGAATGGTCAATCAAGTTTTTGCGGGACAAATATAAATTGAACTTACCCATGGCTGAAGTATCGTTTTTCACTTTGCACTTTGTGAATGGCTTATTAGAAACTGGTCAAGTGAACAATGTAGTTGAGTTGAGCGATATTTTAAACGAAACCATTGAATTGATTGAGAGTGAAATGAATAGCAATTTGAATCGTGAAACGATTGAGTTCTCAAGATTCGTTGTTCACTTAAGATACTTCATTATCAGAAACTTAACTGGAAAGTTAAAGGATCCAAATATTGAAGAAGAAGCATTTAAGAAAATTTACGATTTGTCTTTTGAAATGTTTCCATTTGAAAAAGCAATACTCGATAAATTGAAGACGATGCTTTATCTGGAACACGGTATGAAATTCGGTAATTCAGAAGATTTTTATTTGTTGTTACATTTAGTGAGGATTATGAAAAGTGGAGGTGGATGTGGTAATGGGTTTTCAAGAGTTGTTCAAGGAAGAATTGATTGA
- a CDS encoding PTS sugar transporter subunit IIA, whose amino-acid sequence MGFQELFKEELIELDIQAHDKNDFFEKVSSELVEKGYVEKSFGEAIIERENNYPTGLQLDGFAVAIPHTDVIHIKKPFVAVKRLAEDIDFYQMGTDDVIVPVKDILILGIKEPKNQVGLLSDLMSCFADSDFVQKYRLVNTKDSIIDLINGSI is encoded by the coding sequence ATGGGTTTTCAAGAGTTGTTCAAGGAAGAATTGATTGAACTTGATATTCAAGCTCACGACAAAAATGATTTTTTTGAAAAGGTATCCAGTGAATTGGTAGAAAAAGGATACGTAGAGAAGAGTTTTGGAGAGGCAATTATTGAACGGGAAAACAACTATCCAACTGGATTACAACTAGACGGGTTTGCGGTTGCCATCCCGCATACGGATGTTATTCATATTAAAAAGCCGTTTGTAGCAGTTAAAAGGCTTGCTGAGGACATAGATTTTTATCAGATGGGAACGGATGATGTAATCGTACCAGTGAAAGATATTTTGATTTTAGGTATAAAAGAACCGAAAAATCAAGTTGGATTATTATCTGATTTGATGTCATGTTTTGCAGATTCAGATTTTGTACAGAAGTATAGGTTAGTAAACACTAAGGATTCAATCATTGATTTAATTAATGGATCTATATAA
- a CDS encoding PTS sugar transporter subunit IIB encodes MKKIIVACGSGVATSQTVASKLAKLLKERKVNAVVEAVDIKSLKHYVKDADAYVSIVKSKEEFNIPVFNGVAFLTGMGQEQELEKIIKLIKEG; translated from the coding sequence ATGAAAAAAATTATTGTAGCTTGTGGATCAGGGGTAGCAACTTCACAGACGGTTGCGTCAAAACTTGCAAAATTGTTAAAGGAAAGAAAAGTAAATGCAGTAGTAGAGGCTGTTGACATAAAATCATTGAAACATTATGTGAAAGACGCGGACGCGTATGTTTCAATCGTAAAGTCGAAAGAAGAATTTAATATTCCAGTATTTAATGGTGTTGCTTTCCTGACGGGCATGGGACAAGAACAAGAATTAGAAAAAATAATTAAATTAATTAAGGAGGGTTAA
- a CDS encoding PTS transporter subunit IIC — translation METLQSIISFILNDLGAAVFVPLLMLIIGLSMKMKFSEAFSSSLTLGIAFTGMSILINYMMTSMGDAAQKLAQNTGLSLPAVDGGWPGMASISWAWPYAFLMFPLTIGINILLLMFNKTKTLNVDMWNVWNKIFTAVMISYITGNVLWGFVAASIQIILELKAGDMWGPEVEKLTGIPGVTVPHFVTLIATILFPIDELLKKIPFFNKPLDADSLKEKIGIFGENSVMGAIIGFLLGLAAGYGFSGALQLAIQAATALTLFPMVSKLFSQALSPISEAISDFMKNKFSGKEVYIGLDWPILAGRNELWVAVIITIPVLLIMAIILPGNTVLPFAGIINLSFVIGALLLTDANLGRMIFHGVISAPMFLYGATYFAPYITRLANETGAATVNEGKLLSWSTFEGPDIRFLFSTAFSGNILGIVILAAWMGLFYWMYQSKKKYNATIEND, via the coding sequence ATGGAAACACTTCAATCAATCATAAGCTTTATTCTTAATGATCTTGGTGCGGCAGTTTTTGTACCCCTGCTGATGTTAATTATCGGCTTGAGTATGAAAATGAAGTTTTCTGAGGCGTTTAGTTCTTCGCTAACTTTAGGTATTGCATTTACAGGAATGTCGATTTTGATCAATTACATGATGACCTCTATGGGAGATGCTGCGCAAAAACTTGCTCAAAACACAGGCTTGAGTTTGCCGGCTGTAGATGGAGGCTGGCCAGGGATGGCTTCCATCTCTTGGGCATGGCCGTATGCATTTTTAATGTTCCCTCTAACGATTGGAATAAACATTTTGTTATTGATGTTCAATAAAACAAAAACCTTGAATGTTGATATGTGGAACGTTTGGAACAAAATATTTACAGCGGTAATGATTTCTTATATCACTGGAAATGTACTTTGGGGATTTGTAGCAGCTTCAATTCAAATTATTTTAGAATTGAAGGCTGGAGATATGTGGGGACCAGAGGTTGAAAAGTTAACAGGGATTCCTGGTGTCACAGTGCCACATTTCGTTACTTTGATTGCCACTATCCTTTTTCCAATAGATGAACTCTTGAAAAAGATTCCATTCTTCAACAAACCGTTGGATGCAGATTCATTAAAAGAGAAAATTGGTATTTTTGGTGAAAATTCAGTTATGGGAGCTATCATTGGATTTCTGTTAGGATTAGCTGCTGGATATGGTTTCTCAGGTGCTTTACAGCTTGCAATTCAGGCAGCAACAGCATTGACACTTTTCCCGATGGTTTCAAAATTGTTCTCTCAAGCACTATCACCAATCTCCGAAGCAATTTCGGATTTCATGAAAAACAAATTCTCTGGAAAAGAAGTGTACATTGGTCTGGATTGGCCCATTCTTGCCGGACGTAACGAATTATGGGTAGCAGTAATCATCACGATTCCTGTATTGCTGATCATGGCGATCATTCTTCCTGGAAATACAGTGTTACCATTTGCAGGCATCATTAACCTTTCATTTGTAATCGGAGCGTTACTGTTGACCGATGCAAACCTTGGAAGAATGATATTCCACGGTGTTATTTCTGCACCAATGTTCCTATATGGAGCTACTTATTTTGCGCCATACATTACTCGTTTGGCAAATGAAACAGGTGCAGCAACAGTAAATGAAGGGAAATTATTGTCCTGGAGTACATTTGAAGGTCCTGACATCAGATTCTTATTCTCTACAGCATTTTCAGGTAATATACTCGGAATTGTTATATTAGCAGCGTGGATGGGCTTATTCTATTGGATGTATCAGAGCAAGAAAAAATACAATGCAACTATAGAAAATGACTGA
- the rhaD gene encoding rhamnulose-1-phosphate aldolase, with product MTQFADHEAVKELGELTYTMWNMGWDEKNGGNISYILSDEEVSEIDFSDELVFIELENIPSNLIGKHIMITASGSNFRLVRENISETVGIIKVEKNGYSILAGFQNGNKPTSEIYMHLLSHSARLEVDPTHRVIVHNHATEISEMTFVHELDDDSFTRTLWGLITECIVVFPDGIGVLPWMVCGNEAIGLATAEKLKDCRIVVWAHHGILASGSSLNDAFGLIETVNKAAKIYMATFDKRITTGITNPELLELCKFFNIVPKEGIIKN from the coding sequence ATGACACAGTTTGCAGATCATGAGGCCGTCAAAGAGTTGGGTGAATTAACCTATACGATGTGGAACATGGGGTGGGATGAGAAAAATGGCGGGAATATCAGCTATATTTTATCAGACGAAGAAGTTAGCGAAATTGATTTTTCCGATGAACTTGTATTTATTGAACTAGAGAATATTCCCAGCAACTTAATCGGTAAGCATATCATGATTACAGCTTCAGGCAGTAATTTCCGCTTGGTCAGGGAGAATATATCTGAAACTGTCGGAATAATCAAAGTTGAAAAAAATGGCTATTCCATTTTGGCTGGATTCCAGAATGGCAATAAACCAACAAGCGAAATTTATATGCATCTTTTATCTCATAGTGCACGTCTGGAAGTGGATCCAACGCATCGTGTGATTGTTCATAATCATGCTACAGAAATTTCAGAAATGACATTTGTCCATGAGTTGGATGATGACTCCTTCACTAGAACTTTATGGGGGTTAATCACAGAATGTATCGTTGTTTTCCCAGACGGAATCGGGGTTCTCCCTTGGATGGTTTGTGGTAATGAAGCGATTGGGCTAGCGACTGCAGAGAAATTGAAGGATTGCCGAATCGTAGTGTGGGCTCATCACGGTATCCTTGCCTCAGGAAGTAGTTTGAACGATGCTTTTGGTTTAATAGAAACAGTTAATAAAGCTGCAAAAATATATATGGCTACATTTGACAAGCGAATAACCACGGGAATAACCAATCCAGAATTATTGGAGCTATGTAAGTTCTTTAATATTGTTCCAAAAGAAGGAATAATTAAAAACTAA
- the fucO gene encoding lactaldehyde reductase, translating into MANIMILNETSYHGKGAIESVPFEFKKRNFKKAVIITDKDLIKYGVATKVSDLLDKEGIEYTIYDGIVPNPTIQNVKDGVEFVKSMDADCIIALGGGSPIDTAKAIGIIITNPEFEDVLSLEGVADTKNPCLPILAVPTTSGTAAEVTINYVITDENNHRKFVCVDPHDIPIVSFIDSDMMMGMPKGLCASTGMDAMTHAIEGYITKGAWEMTDMMHIKAIEVIGKSLKDSVNGNPEAREKMALGQYIAGMGFSNVGLGLVHGMAHPLSAWYNIPHGVACASLLPTVMEYNKDFTGEKYRDIARVLGVDGAETLSIEDARNAACKAIADLSTEVGIPATISELGVIADDIPRIAEDAFRDVCSPGNPRDTSIEEIIGLYRSLM; encoded by the coding sequence ATGGCAAACATAATGATTTTAAATGAAACATCCTATCACGGTAAGGGCGCAATCGAAAGTGTTCCTTTTGAATTTAAAAAACGTAATTTCAAAAAGGCTGTCATCATTACTGACAAAGATTTGATTAAGTATGGAGTGGCAACGAAAGTTTCAGATCTACTGGATAAAGAGGGAATTGAGTATACAATTTATGATGGTATTGTCCCTAATCCTACTATTCAAAATGTTAAAGACGGTGTGGAATTTGTAAAAAGTATGGATGCTGACTGTATCATTGCATTAGGAGGGGGCTCTCCAATTGACACGGCAAAAGCTATCGGGATAATAATCACTAATCCAGAATTTGAAGATGTACTGAGCTTAGAAGGGGTAGCTGATACAAAAAATCCCTGTTTACCAATTTTAGCAGTACCAACTACATCAGGAACTGCAGCTGAAGTAACAATCAATTACGTCATTACAGATGAAAATAATCACCGTAAATTTGTCTGTGTAGATCCACATGACATCCCAATTGTTTCGTTTATTGATAGTGATATGATGATGGGAATGCCAAAAGGTCTGTGTGCATCGACCGGTATGGATGCGATGACTCACGCAATCGAGGGTTATATAACTAAAGGTGCATGGGAAATGACTGATATGATGCATATTAAAGCTATTGAAGTTATTGGTAAATCCTTGAAAGATTCGGTAAATGGAAATCCCGAAGCGCGTGAAAAAATGGCGTTGGGGCAATATATTGCAGGTATGGGATTCTCGAATGTTGGATTAGGCTTAGTACACGGAATGGCTCATCCATTATCAGCATGGTATAACATTCCTCATGGTGTCGCATGCGCATCGTTATTGCCAACTGTGATGGAATACAACAAGGATTTTACAGGAGAGAAATATAGGGACATCGCCCGAGTATTAGGTGTGGACGGTGCAGAAACACTAAGTATTGAAGATGCCAGAAACGCGGCGTGCAAAGCTATAGCTGATTTGAGTACGGAAGTCGGTATTCCAGCTACGATATCTGAATTGGGAGTTATAGCAGATGATATTCCACGAATTGCGGAAGATGCTTTCCGAGATGTATGCTCACCGGGTAATCCGAGAGATACATCCATCGAAGAAATTATCGGGTTGTACCGGAGCTTGATGTAG
- a CDS encoding flavodoxin produces the protein MASALIVYASLTGNTEEIADIVADQLEALGVDVEVKECTQVAPEDFLEYDMNIIATYTYGTDGDLPDEFMDFYEEMEDVDFTGKIAGVVGSGDTFYEYYCKAVDDFEAQFKKFGATIGAENVKIDLNAEEEDIANLQKFSEAMVAALNK, from the coding sequence ATGGCATCAGCATTGATCGTATACGCAAGTTTGACAGGAAATACCGAAGAGATCGCAGATATCGTCGCAGACCAATTGGAAGCGTTGGGCGTGGACGTGGAAGTTAAGGAATGTACGCAAGTTGCACCGGAGGACTTCTTGGAATATGACATGAACATCATCGCGACTTACACATATGGAACGGACGGCGACCTGCCTGACGAATTCATGGACTTCTATGAAGAGATGGAAGACGTCGATTTCACTGGAAAAATCGCTGGCGTTGTCGGCTCCGGCGACACATTCTATGAATATTACTGCAAAGCTGTCGATGATTTCGAAGCGCAATTCAAGAAATTCGGCGCGACAATCGGCGCAGAAAATGTCAAAATCGATTTGAACGCCGAAGAAGAGGACATCGCCAACCTGCAGAAGTTCTCTGAAGCGATGGTAGCGGCGCTGAACAAATAA
- a CDS encoding CoA-disulfide reductase: MKRKIVIIGGVAGGATAAARLRRLNEEDEIVIFEKGEYISFANCGLPYHIGGTIQERDNLLLETVGGMAKKFNIGIKNFSEVVKVNPAKKTITVKHVKTGATTEESYDKLIISTGARPIKPAITGIEDAQNVFTLRNIPDMDKIKAYITEHQVKRATVIGGGFIGLEMMENLWELGIQVSLVEMSDQVMAPIDFEMAQGVHAHIDMHNVQLILSDGVKAFEENGSKVRLNSGKVLDTDMTILSIGVTPENELAVDAGLKTGVRGSIVVNDQLQTSDPDIFAVGDVIEVTDFVNGSPTVVPLAWPANRQGRLVADHLNGMDVRYKGTMGTSVAKVFELTVAAAGNNEKTLKRCGTDYKVVHIHPNSHAGYYPGASPLDIKLLFGLDGKILGVQAVGMEGVEKRVDVIATAMKLGATVYDLPDLELAYAPPYSSAKDPANIAGYAASNILEGKVDSFQWHEVDGLIASGAFFLDVREDFELATGVLGDAYTIPLGDVRARMSELPKDKTIHVFCQVGHRGYNAARILMQNGFTVKNLDGGYKTYKQANTTLNYKEEAPEEAVHVEPTHAKPAQPVGNTIQVDACGLQCPGPILKVKENMDKMVDGQELIIEASDFGFLADIAAWTKNTGNTLLSKEIDGKIVRAHVAKGKAGAAAPAATPAGFNAAAMAAQAAQAPVLQETKDGATMVVFSGDLDKALASFIIANGAAAYGKPVTMFFTFWGLNVIKRPKKVNVAKRGMERMFDIMLPNHAGQLPISKMNMSGVGSKMIQAVMKQKNVDSLPEMIAQAQKMGVKMVACTMSMDIMGIKEEEIIEGVDFGGVAAYIGDTMDANLNLFI, translated from the coding sequence ATGAAACGTAAAATTGTGATCATCGGCGGCGTAGCCGGCGGGGCGACTGCAGCGGCACGCTTGAGAAGATTGAACGAAGAGGACGAAATCGTCATTTTCGAAAAGGGTGAATACATCTCCTTCGCGAACTGCGGCTTGCCTTACCACATCGGCGGCACGATCCAAGAGCGCGATAACCTGTTGTTGGAGACTGTCGGCGGCATGGCGAAGAAATTCAACATCGGCATCAAGAACTTCAGCGAAGTCGTGAAGGTCAATCCGGCCAAGAAGACAATCACAGTGAAACACGTTAAAACAGGCGCTACGACGGAAGAGAGCTACGACAAGCTGATCATCTCGACCGGCGCAAGACCGATCAAACCGGCCATCACCGGCATCGAGGACGCGCAAAACGTCTTCACTTTGCGCAACATCCCGGATATGGACAAGATCAAAGCCTACATCACGGAGCACCAAGTGAAACGCGCGACAGTCATCGGCGGCGGCTTCATCGGTTTGGAAATGATGGAAAACCTATGGGAATTGGGCATCCAAGTTTCCTTGGTCGAAATGAGCGATCAGGTCATGGCACCGATCGACTTCGAAATGGCACAAGGCGTCCATGCGCACATCGATATGCATAACGTGCAACTGATCCTTTCCGACGGAGTCAAAGCCTTCGAAGAAAACGGCTCAAAAGTCCGCTTGAACAGCGGCAAAGTCCTTGATACCGACATGACGATCCTTTCGATCGGTGTGACACCGGAGAACGAATTGGCAGTCGATGCCGGTCTGAAGACGGGCGTACGCGGTTCGATCGTCGTGAACGACCAATTGCAGACATCCGATCCGGATATCTTTGCGGTAGGGGACGTCATCGAAGTGACCGACTTCGTCAACGGCAGCCCGACTGTTGTTCCGTTGGCTTGGCCAGCCAACCGTCAAGGCCGCTTGGTGGCTGACCACCTGAACGGCATGGATGTCCGCTACAAAGGCACGATGGGGACTTCGGTCGCGAAAGTCTTCGAATTGACGGTGGCGGCAGCCGGAAACAACGAGAAAACCTTGAAACGTTGCGGCACCGACTATAAAGTGGTCCACATTCATCCGAACTCCCATGCTGGTTATTACCCAGGCGCTTCGCCGTTGGACATCAAATTATTGTTCGGCCTGGACGGCAAAATCTTGGGTGTGCAGGCAGTCGGGATGGAAGGCGTCGAAAAACGCGTCGATGTCATCGCGACAGCCATGAAATTGGGCGCTACAGTCTACGATTTGCCGGATTTGGAATTGGCATACGCACCACCGTATTCATCCGCAAAAGATCCAGCCAACATCGCAGGTTACGCAGCTTCCAACATCTTGGAAGGCAAAGTCGATTCGTTCCAGTGGCATGAAGTCGACGGCCTGATCGCAAGCGGCGCGTTCTTCCTGGACGTCCGCGAAGACTTCGAGTTGGCGACCGGCGTATTGGGCGATGCCTACACGATTCCGTTGGGCGACGTCCGTGCGCGCATGAGCGAATTGCCGAAAGACAAAACGATCCATGTGTTCTGCCAAGTCGGCCACCGCGGCTACAACGCAGCCCGCATCCTGATGCAGAACGGCTTCACCGTCAAGAACCTGGACGGCGGCTACAAGACCTACAAACAAGCGAACACAACGTTGAATTATAAAGAGGAAGCGCCGGAAGAAGCTGTGCATGTGGAACCGACACACGCGAAGCCTGCCCAACCGGTCGGCAACACGATCCAAGTCGATGCCTGCGGACTGCAGTGCCCGGGTCCGATCCTGAAAGTCAAAGAGAACATGGACAAAATGGTCGACGGTCAGGAACTGATCATCGAAGCATCCGACTTCGGCTTCCTGGCGGACATCGCTGCCTGGACGAAGAACACCGGCAACACGCTGCTCTCGAAAGAAATCGACGGCAAAATCGTCCGTGCCCACGTGGCGAAAGGCAAAGCGGGCGCAGCGGCTCCAGCAGCTACACCAGCCGGCTTCAACGCTGCGGCAATGGCAGCCCAAGCGGCACAAGCACCGGTCCTGCAGGAAACGAAAGATGGCGCGACAATGGTTGTCTTCAGCGGGGACTTGGATAAAGCTTTGGCTTCCTTCATCATCGCCAACGGAGCGGCGGCTTACGGCAAGCCAGTGACAATGTTCTTCACCTTCTGGGGTCTGAACGTCATCAAGCGTCCGAAAAAAGTCAATGTGGCGAAACGCGGCATGGAAAGAATGTTCGACATCATGCTGCCGAACCACGCAGGCCAATTGCCGATCTCGAAAATGAACATGAGCGGCGTCGGATCGAAGATGATCCAAGCCGTCATGAAACAAAAGAACGTCGACAGCCTGCCGGAAATGATCGCCCAAGCACAAAAAATGGGCGTTAAGATGGTAGCCTGCACAATGTCCATGGACATCATGGGCATCAAAGAAGAGGAAATCATCGAAGGCGTAGACTTCGGCGGTGTAGCAGCTTACATCGGAGACACGATGGATGCCAACTTGAACCTGTTCATCTAA
- a CDS encoding HipA domain-containing protein, which translates to MMEVIDISKWEVLVDRNTTGSRTKYWVKNPSEEVFLFKLPKIEGELYAEIVAAMLADRVYGLKVPETHIALKQDEIGVLTKSFVNRKNGERFEEIIDYYDPNFDKDDLLQYTLDKSLEISNKYGMLDSFYEMCVFDSIIGNQDRHCENWGILYDSGNNASFAPLYDNGSSLLNGLSEDRVEEMLKNNNMIDGYINRAKTCFSINGKKRAKVSEMYPVLKTYNPTLLKSTMRKFHIPDYEMIDNVLADFDDSLMSKNRIKLLRIMIEKRTKLFFEYAFKEDE; encoded by the coding sequence ATGATGGAAGTAATCGATATTTCAAAGTGGGAAGTTTTAGTCGATAGAAATACTACCGGCTCCAGAACCAAATATTGGGTTAAGAATCCTTCGGAGGAAGTATTCTTGTTTAAACTACCTAAAATTGAAGGCGAATTGTATGCTGAAATAGTAGCGGCAATGTTGGCAGACCGAGTTTATGGACTTAAAGTTCCTGAGACACATATAGCACTTAAGCAAGATGAAATAGGCGTACTAACCAAGAGCTTTGTGAACCGGAAAAATGGGGAAAGGTTTGAAGAAATCATAGATTACTATGATCCAAACTTTGATAAAGATGATTTGTTGCAATACACTTTGGACAAATCCTTGGAAATTTCTAATAAATACGGAATGCTGGACAGCTTTTATGAAATGTGTGTGTTTGATTCAATCATAGGCAATCAAGATAGACACTGTGAAAACTGGGGAATCTTATATGATTCTGGTAACAATGCTAGTTTTGCGCCACTGTACGATAATGGCTCCTCTTTACTCAATGGTCTTTCCGAAGATAGGGTAGAAGAAATGTTGAAAAACAACAACATGATTGATGGTTATATCAATCGAGCTAAAACATGCTTCTCTATCAATGGTAAAAAAAGAGCCAAGGTTAGTGAGATGTATCCAGTATTGAAAACATATAATCCCACACTTTTGAAAAGTACAATGAGAAAATTCCATATACCAGACTATGAAATGATTGATAATGTATTAGCTGATTTTGACGATAGCTTAATGAGCAAAAATCGAATAAAACTGCTAAGGATTATGATCGAGAAGAGGACAAAATTATTCTTCGAATATGCGTTTAAGGAGGATGAATGA
- a CDS encoding HIRAN domain-containing protein — protein MHSKELNELCLLWQNQKTRQWYHVANLFLLEDSTYAFSYENKKEKRGLKEAIANGYHLHPSFPDTEKTYYSKKLFSTFARRLPNKSRQDYVALLELNNLSKESSEFEILAATGGRLISDSYEFVEPIRREGNQFVFEFYVRGWRHWNTAGKVINDLNDIYLEVDANNEEDADAVAVKDSDGIIGYVPAFYSEFVKNMLLEHADFEINNVIFDKKAASHNKVKLTISGQVTDKMLNNQELDLMVAI, from the coding sequence ATGCATTCCAAAGAATTAAATGAATTATGCCTATTATGGCAAAATCAAAAAACAAGACAATGGTACCACGTTGCCAATTTATTCCTATTGGAAGATAGTACATACGCTTTTTCTTATGAGAACAAGAAAGAAAAACGAGGGTTGAAAGAAGCTATTGCTAATGGGTACCACCTGCATCCGTCGTTTCCCGATACAGAAAAAACATATTACTCGAAAAAACTGTTCAGCACATTTGCAAGGAGATTGCCTAATAAATCAAGGCAAGATTATGTAGCTTTACTCGAATTGAACAACTTATCCAAAGAGAGTTCTGAATTTGAAATTCTCGCTGCAACGGGAGGAAGGTTAATTTCGGATAGCTACGAATTTGTCGAACCCATTCGTCGAGAGGGGAATCAATTTGTGTTTGAATTCTACGTCAGAGGATGGCGACATTGGAATACCGCCGGAAAAGTGATCAATGACCTGAATGATATCTATCTTGAGGTAGATGCAAATAATGAAGAAGATGCAGATGCTGTAGCTGTAAAAGATAGTGATGGGATTATCGGCTATGTCCCGGCATTCTACTCTGAATTTGTTAAAAACATGTTGCTTGAGCATGCGGATTTTGAAATTAATAACGTTATTTTTGACAAAAAAGCCGCTTCTCACAATAAAGTGAAACTAACCATTTCTGGGCAAGTGACAGATAAAATGCTGAATAATCAAGAACTCGATCTTATGGTTGCCATTTAG
- a CDS encoding GTP-binding protein: MKQSIPITVLTGYLGSGKTTLLNHILHGDHGLKIAVIVNDMGSVNVDEALINQGGFKRTEEKLISIANGCICCTLREDLIVALDSLAQLPDIDYIVIEASGISEPIPIAQSLTLPENPLGIDLTAQVHLDTMVTVVDAKRIWDDFGSGQPIVDRQKESVDEENRDIRDLLIDQIEFCNVLILNKCDLLEEWQAEKIETLVHSLQREAKIIRSIRSEIALTEILNTNLFDLEQMSYAAGWIKELELGYQDHVPETEEYGISSFVYRSNLPMDAGRFNTFLEKHFPASVVRSKGFVWFAQHSDFSSLMETAGNHVDISPLTYWLATLPKAERMQVFLEDPEIKERWHPVYGDRLTEIVFIGIDMHQSGIEAALDLCLVGEDALQSGLYSKTSPYPWEVSSL; encoded by the coding sequence ATGAAACAATCGATTCCCATTACGGTATTAACCGGTTATCTAGGCTCAGGAAAAACCACCTTATTGAATCACATTCTCCATGGCGATCATGGCTTGAAAATTGCGGTCATTGTGAATGATATGGGGAGCGTCAATGTGGATGAAGCGCTGATCAATCAAGGCGGGTTCAAACGGACAGAAGAAAAATTGATTTCGATCGCCAATGGCTGCATTTGCTGTACATTGAGGGAAGATTTGATCGTTGCGCTGGATTCCCTGGCGCAGCTCCCGGATATTGACTACATTGTGATTGAGGCATCAGGAATCAGTGAACCCATCCCGATTGCCCAATCGCTGACGCTGCCGGAAAATCCTTTGGGGATCGATCTGACCGCTCAGGTCCACTTGGACACGATGGTGACCGTCGTGGATGCTAAAAGAATCTGGGATGACTTTGGCTCCGGTCAGCCGATTGTTGATCGGCAGAAGGAAAGCGTTGATGAGGAGAACCGCGACATCCGCGATCTGTTGATTGACCAGATTGAATTCTGCAATGTCTTGATTCTGAACAAATGCGATTTGCTGGAGGAATGGCAAGCCGAAAAAATTGAAACATTGGTCCATTCGCTTCAAAGGGAAGCTAAAATCATCCGCTCAATCAGATCTGAGATTGCATTGACTGAAATACTGAACACAAACCTTTTTGATTTAGAGCAAATGAGTTATGCAGCCGGCTGGATTAAGGAGCTGGAATTGGGCTATCAGGATCATGTCCCGGAAACGGAAGAATACGGCATTTCATCCTTTGTCTATCGAAGCAACCTGCCAATGGATGCGGGACGCTTTAACACCTTCCTTGAAAAGCATTTCCCGGCCTCGGTTGTCCGCTCGAAAGGCTTTGTCTGGTTTGCGCAGCATAGCGATTTCTCTTCCTTGATGGAAACGGCGGGCAATCACGTCGACATTTCCCCATTGACTTATTGGTTGGCGACATTACCGAAAGCCGAGCGCATGCAGGTATTCTTAGAGGATCCGGAAATAAAAGAAAGATGGCATCCTGTGTATGGTGATCGCCTCACAGAGATCGTCTTCATCGGCATCGACATGCACCAGTCCGGCATCGAAGCAGCGTTGGATTTATGCTTAGTCGGTGAAGATGCCTTGCAGTCAGGTCTCTACAGCAAGACAAGTCCTTATCCATGGGAAGTCAGCAGCCTGTAA